The DNA region GAAGGGGCGCCGCGGGTGGGCGGTCATTCGGTCAGCGCGGAGCCGGCCAGCGGGTGCCCGCGCTTCCCCGTAACCCGGCCGGCCGGCACGGCCTCAGGGCGGGAAGATGCCGCGCGTCGTGCCCGACCAGAGAAGCAAGTTCGAGAATGAAGAATTCTTCAGAAAGCTGAGCCGCGAGTGTGAGGTAAGGCGGGCGGGCGGCGCGGAGGCCGCGACGCGCCCCGAGTGGGCCCGGGCAGAGAAAAGTTTGAGCGGCGCGGTCCCCGGGAAGCCCGGGTCGGCGCGCCCGCGGAGGGGCAATCTCGCCCTGGCGGCCGTCTGCCCACAGGCTCTGCTTGCCCTTATCGGCGCTGCGCGGGGCGGGAGGGCGCGCGGGCGGCGCCGCAGATTTCGCTCCTGATTTCGGCCGTCTCTGCCTTACAGATTAAGTACACCGGCTTCAGGGACCGGCCCCACGAGGAGCGCCAGGCGCGCTTCCAGAACGCCTGCCGCGACGGCCGCTCGGAGATCGTAAGTCCGCGGGGCCCCGGCGCGCGCGGGTCACTTGTTGCGCGGGGACCGCGCGGCCCAGGCGGGTTCCGGACGGCGCCGCGGATGCCGCGGCTCCCGGAACTGAGCGGGCGCCTTCTCACTTCCTACTCGGGATTCAGAAGGCGAAACCAGACGCTGGAGGCCCGCTCCTCGCGGGGACACGCTTTCCCCGTGGCCCGCCGCGGTGGCTCGTGTTTCCCAGAGCCGGCCTGGCGCACAGTTCACCGCGAGTGGAGCTCCAGCCCGAGCCAAAGTAAATAAGCAAAGGTCCTTATATAGGCTGTGACACCGATGGGGGGGGGACTTCGGGGTATGTGCGGGAAGAAAACACCCACTCGGGAAAAGGACTGGAGCTTCATTCGAGGTCAGCGATAGTTTGTTTCCTAGACGCTGGATTTGTTGGTAAATTTATATGTGAAGCTCTTTCGCTCCCAGAATGAGGATAAATCTTTACTCCAGTTATCTATTGTCCTGATAGAAAAGGgaggtttaaaagaaaaagggccTACAGGacgtttaatttttttttcctggaatataATGCTTCAAGAGAATCGGGGGAAaaaattatcagttttttttttttttttttcctaaacatatCCTGTTTAGTGTTGCAGTACCTAAAGAGCCGCATATGGCTCTGCAAAATTCGCCGTTGATCTCCTGGAGGCCCGTTTGGGTGTGATAGACTTGATGCCTCACCTCCATCAAACCtagggttgaaaaaaaaaacaagtgtccTCCATTCATCGCCTTTTGTCCAATTGGAGGTATAATGAGGCAACGATGGgaagaaactatagaaaaagaggttgattatttgtttaaaaaatgttgaagcaCTGTATAATGGACTCTTTTTACCTTGCATTATGACTTGAGCCCATTGCTTTGGCAGAGACTTGAAGCTAAGGTGCTGTTTGAACAGAGGTTAACAGTAAGAAGGCATGTTGGAAAATTTATTCCTCCCCTTTTGCAatcaattatttgtttttattttatactataaaattcTCCTGTTCAcaaaaatcagatttatttttaaacagtatttaatatttaatatttaaacaatgtTTTTGGAATTATATTACTGATAGATGATAAATTTTTGaggagcttttaaaatatttgatcgTTAATGTATATTATGAGAGTTTTAAGTCCCCCTCCAAGTTTATTGATAGTTGTAAtatttgtgtattaaaaaaaatatttggggctggagatgtggctcaagcggtagcgcccctggcatgcgtgcggcccgggttcaatcctcagcaccacatacaagcaaagatgttgtgtccgccaaaaactaaaaaaataaatattaatattctctctctctctctctctgttaaaaaaaaaaaagacaaatacttttTGATTTTGGCACTGGGTGATAGAAGGGAAGAATCATTCATTAGTTGGTCGAGTGACTGTCATTCTTTGCCTGGGTTTTCTTTTGCAAAAGGTGGATGGATAATAGTTTACGTAATCAAAGGATTTCCCGGAGGTAAATGATGAGATACAAAATGCTGTCAATTTTTTAAAGctgagatttttttctgaaaaccagTAAAGCATAGCCTGTAGGGTGCTTTTAGTTGTATCATACTTTGCTGCATGTAATTGTGAACTGAGGATATAATTTAGCCTATACTATATCTGAAGAGTTATATTCTAATGTCAAAATATAGCAGTGTTATATAGGTTGTTATGTTTGTCATAAATTTCTTTCCAGGGTGAAATAACTGATCTTACaaattttaataagttttgtttaatttgttttctgagaAATATTAAAGATTGAAGGATGTAGATTGATTTCTATAAGATTTGCACTTAAGATGGCACTGGCACATGTTGTTTGTTGAGTGATGTAATATTTGGGGAGggatttcacttttttctctttttcttttttcccctctcttccttgtttttcccttttaaatcaTTGTTGCCCAATTTAAATTACAGGATCCTgcctgggcacagtgacacacatctgtaatcccagctgctctggagactaaaataggaggattgcaagtttgaggccctcctcagctacttagtgaggccctcggcaatttagcaagaccttgtctcaaaataaaaaataaaaagggctgggtatgtagctcagtggtaaaactccccaggtttaatacccagtatttaattaattaatttacaggATCTTTAGCTCCTAGAGGTTGGAGATTGTACTAAGCCTGAATAAACCCCTCTAAAAACAGGTGCTTTGCAAAAGGCCCTTTGTATTAGAGGTACTGATTATTTGAATTTAGAGGCTACATAATTTAAGGCCTGAAATTTACCTATGACTTATGAACAGGTTGGTTTCTAACTATTTAGTAGTGGAAAaggaattattttctatttgacaGTGGTCATATATGGTAAAGATAAACATAGTTCTCAATTCCCCAATTATTCCACTGCCCcagatgctgttttttttttcccctcatttttaaCATCTCCTTGTGTACAAGGGAGATTagtaaagaatttattttacatttagagGTGAAAGAAATTAAGGGCTGTAATACTTCCCTTTCACTACAAAACTTatcagactcttttttttttcaaattttttttagttgtagatggacacaatacctttattttatttgtttgtttatttttttaaagtggtgccaagatcaagcccagggcctcacgcatggtaggcatacgctctaccactgagccacaatcccagcccctgttcagACTTTTTAGGACATAATGAAATAATAGTGATTGTGGGTGAGAGCTAGAATTTATTTTGGTGAAATCTGATTTATTCCTGTTTTGAATTGTTATTGTACTAAGGATATCGGAGATGTCTTcaacacaaataattaaaaaaatgcttacagGAGTATGTTGactctaataattaaaaaaatgcttacagGAGTATGGGGAAGGTAAaaactgatatatttttaatcCCGAAGATTCAATGGTTAAAATATATTGGATTGGCATAAGGTgtgccatttttttaatttgtaaaaactataaaatacagtCAAGACAACTTGGAAGTCTTACATACTGACATTTTCCCactgtaatattttaatattttcaaacagaATTTCCTGACTCTTACGTGTAGGTATTCTATTTAAAAAGGGATCCcactgtagctcaggggtagagtgtttgcctaacattggtaaggccctggattccatcctcagcacctcaaaaaaaaaaaaaaaaagttattgggtAAAGTAAATTTGGAAACCACTATTCTAGAAtgattaatttttagtttttatcacTTTTTCTCTCATGGAGGGATCTTGGTGAGAAAGTGGTAAAGCAGGAAATCTCTTCTGAGTTTTGCATTCAAACAGGAGATGAAGTAATAAGATCTTCAGAGTGTCTTAGCACTATGCTGGTTTGGGATATACTGGAAGTAGAAGGGTTTGCTACTGCATAAACTAAGTATTGAAGAAATGTGATTCAGAGGTTTTGACACAGGACATTCATTCATGGGTTTAATCTCTTATCTACTACCATTCTGTTCTGGGAGAATTTCATTATCTGAGGCTAAAAGTTGCCACTTTTATTAATCTCGAAGTTATTTCTCTTAAGTAGGGTGCATTGGggcacacctatagtcccagctacttggggaggctgaggcaggaggacgctGTGCTCAGAAATTGGAAGCCAGCTTGAACAATAACAGACAACCTTCCTCCCCTATCAGACAGACAAAggttatatttttcagaaaacatttatatgGTGTTTACTTGGTACTGTTCTAAGCATTGTGCAAATATTAATTTGTGAGGAAACTGAAGTATGCCTCAGGTCATACTGCCTAGGCAGTTTTTCTTCTAGAATCTGCTTTTCATTTGAACTAATGGTTGTGCTACTATGGATAAAACTTATTCTGATAGTgcatggaaagattttttttaaaaaaaaattactattgtaATATTGATGTTAGTTTATTTCAGTTTCTAGTCATAGAAAATAATTACCACAACTGGCATCCCAGTTGATGAAAGAAATGCCATCAAAGATGTCTAGAGATTTAGCAGTTGACAAAGTACCTATAGTACCAGTAATAGAAATAGGAAGtataatttttacctttaaaaacagaataaactgtTAACCAGTAGGGGAACTAGTGGATAGTTATATCAGCTAATGGTTTTAAACAAATGGCTCAAAATGTGAAGCCCTTGCTTTCAGATGAAGACTGTGCTTCAAGTGATGATGCTTCAGAATGTAATcagtaaaataaaccaaataaaacttTCTGGTTTCAGCAAAGAAGAGTTTACATTTAgacaatgaaaatgtatttttaaaaaaaaaaaaaaacctgcttgttatttctttcagaaagaaataggaggaataatgttatttctgttttttacatGGGAGAAATATAGAGTTAAATTGCTCAGGGGCTACATAGAATGACACTTAATGAAATGGTTTTAGACTCTTCTGTCTGAGCTGAACCATCCAAATCTTCTATAAATATTAGATGAACACTCAgtacttttagttgtagttggagcTACTTCTTCGatagtaaaattttagaaaagtgcatatttttttaaatcatctaacGTTTTAGAAAGAAGTACTGTCACATTACATGCTAATGTATGGTTTATAACAAGAAAAACAATCcctaatgcatttttttctttctttctttctttctttttttggtactggtgtttgaacctaggggtgcttcgccacatccccagtccatttttattttttgagacagggtctcactaagttgctgagactgattttgaatttgtgatcctcctacctcagcctcctgagctgctgggattatgggcatgcaccactacatccAGCTCCTAGTACATTTTTTAACATgggttttaaaatccatttaaaaatgctcttctggtttttattttttatttttttagtacctgtgattgaacttaggggcacttgaccactgagccacacccctagccctattttgtattttatttagagacagggtttcactgagttgcttagtgaatcacttttgctgagtctggctttgaactcacgatcctcctgcctcagcttgcggagccactgggattacaggcctgtgttaCCACGCCTGGCAAAAATGTACttactgcatttttttctttttttttttgtatcacacCATTCAGTGTTTCCTTGAGCGAAGGaaatcaagaaagataaatgtATCATATAACTTTAAATTGtgatattcttttaaattcaCAATCTTTAGTTCACTAGtggttttcacatttaaaaatatttaaaagttttaaaatgcaagGACAGTGGTTTCTGGTTAGACATTAGCAATGTAAGATCCTAACGTCAGCAAAAAATGACCTGAAAGAAAGTATTGATTCCATGTCTGATTTTATATTTAAGCAGCCAATGGCAAATGTCCTCAAAATGGAATCAGATGTTTGTAACTTAATACTTAAGAAAAATGATGAGTGcatgttttttacttttaagtattCTCAGTGCTGCCTGGCTTAAGACATAAactgatgtaaaaataaatgactgccTGCATAATTTATGTAATGTCCTGCTCCTGATCCTGTTTgtattgatttttctaaaaggCTTTTGTGGCCACAGGAACCAATCTGTCTCTCCAGTTTTTTCCGGCCAGCTGGCAGGGAGAACAGCGACAAACACCTAGCCGGGAGTATGTCGACTTAGAAAGAGAAGCAGGCAAGGTAGGAAACGTTTCTTTTCAATTGGTGAGTTGTTTTCATTAAAGGTTTTCTGATGATACATACATTATTAGCAATCGTGGGTTACCCAGGTATATGATCAGATTTGCTTTCATTCCATATTATAAAGATGTaatacagtgtttttaaaatctgtgttaTACTATATCACACATTACTAATTTCACGAATATAATATTCACTGAAGAAAGTTGTAGCCCATAAGGAAAGCAGTGAACTTTCCTACAATAACACTTAAAacctaattcttttaaaagtgttAACAAGAACTTTTTGTGTTTACTAAAATATGTGTTACTACagtgttgtaaaaaaaaaatgaaattaagagaaaaatgggaAGGCTCTGTAGGCTTACAAATTCACAGTATTTAGAAGTAGCTCATGGGTAACTTTCTAATTCTATTGTagcaaaattaattttgagaaaaactGTTAAAACTTCAACTtggaaaaaattgttttgaaaaagtTTCTGAGAAAACAGAtttcttacaatttttattttagaagtttaGGCAAAAgggggttgggttgtggctcagtgatagagtgcttgcctagcacagggaggcaccaggtttgatccctagcatcacattaaaaaaaaaaaattaaaataaataaataaacaaaataaaggtatttttttaaaaaaagaagtagtttaggctaaagatttttttaaaaggtagaaatatTTATGCTGAGAGCCCTGTTAAAATCTAAGTAAAAGGTACAGGACTTTTTGgtgaaattttaatgaataataactTGGATTGGTTGATCATTAACTAAGAAGTCAAGGAGCTgacttcttgaaataaaaattttaaaaagaattttgggGATTCATATTATCTTCAGtatttcttgtttcctttacAGGGTGTTTCCATACCTATTTTTGTCTGtttgaaaattacttttcaaagtGTCATCATGAATGGCATAATCtatcattttatttgtaaaatgtaagaaatatctAAATATTAATGAAGGTATTTTGTATCAGAAaaggatttctaattttttatatatgcaattaagaattttttgttttatgaaattaaGTTTGATGTTGTACATGAAAAAAACTAATCTTTGGATTTGAGAGAGGGAAAATAGAtgacaggattttaaaaaatgagtaatatTTGCTTTCCTGTGTATTAGCTtgtttaattagaaaattaaaagcaaatattacatattttactaTTTGGTAATTCTTAACATATAAGGGGAAACTTGGAAAATCATTGTAGGATTATTGATCTTTGTTTTGGTGCATGTATGTGTGActagatgaagaagaaaaaatttttttcttgtttaagacATTCCTCAGAATCAGCTGTTGAATCTAGTTCTAGCACTTATGTGCTAGAACCAGCTGTTGAATCTAGTTCTAGCCCAAGTGGTCTAGCACTtgttaggctgaggcaggaggatcacttgagccaaggagtttgaggctagcctgggtaaTATAGTGAGGCtttgtcaaaaaaagaaaacactagatAGATCAATTTCTTAAaggcatatatataaaaaaaaaaaaaagttgccttcCCCTTAGCTTTAATGCTAAATTACTTAACGCTTGAAGATTGGCATGTCAATGCTACTGGGAGGTCCGTTTTACTTGAATTAGATAATGATATCTGGTCACTAGTTTGAAGACTACATTATTCTTGGATTTAAAGCTATTGATGTGTTTTCAGTTATAGAACTAACAATATCAAAAATGTCAGatggggccaggcatggtggtgcatgcatgcctataatcccagtggctctggagctgaggcaggaggatcatgagttcaaagccagcctcagcagaagcaaggcactaagcaactcaatgagaccctgtctctaaataaaatacaaaataggactggggatatagcttagtggctgactgcccctgagttcaatccccacctccccccaagccaaaaaaaaaaaaaaagtttgaaggtTTACTCTAGTATTTAGAAGATTTTCAAATCTATcaggaatttatattttataattgattttagaAATTTCCTTTCTGAGGGCTGGGATatactcagttggtagagtgcttgccttgcatgaataaagccctgggttcaatccccagcaccataaaagaaagaaaagaaattttctttctgtaaagggaaaaatagtaaatattttcaattttgcaGGCTAATGGTCTCTGTTGCTGCTATTCACCTGTGCTGTTACAgtgtgaaagaagccagagacaatatgtgaacaaataagtgTGACTGTGTTCAAGAATGGTTACACTGGCAGGATGGAAatttgtgtttatgtatatatcaTGTTTTTCTCAACTATAGCTTTGCCAACATCTGTACTATACCAGCAGgatctagaagaataaaatgttttaaggaaaaacaaaaaccctcctAGTATGCTATGGGATAAATTACTCCAGtgaatttagagaaaaaattcTGTCTTGGATTTTTTCATACATGGAGCTAAGAttatttctcccttcctttttgtGTTCTCTTTAGCCATTATATTTTGATTCTGTACCCATATGATTAGGACTAGAAGCAAAGAAAATTGAAGGAACTTCCTCAAATGTAATAATTTGCCTCTTCTATATCAGACCCCGAATCAGTGTCATCCTCCTTATTCTCTCAACCTCACTTACTGTGTTAGTCAATgtttcatcactatgacaaaatacctgataaaactacttaaaggaagaaagatttatttttggctcagtTTCACGGGTTTCATTGTATGGACAGTTGGTTCCTTTGTTTCTGGTCCTGTGGTGAGACAGTAgtacatcatggcaaaagggtaTAGTAAATCAGAACTGCTTAACCTTATGGCTGGCAGAGAGAAAGGAGCCAGGGGCAAGACAAAGTCTTCAGAGGCATGCCCTTGAAAACTTACTCCCTTCATCTAGGTCCCACCTTCCAGTTTCTTCCACTTCCCAGTAGTATGTTCAGCTATGAAtgttatcagtgaattaatccattaatgaggTTAGAGCCCTTATGATCCAATTACTTCCCCCAAAGCCCTACCTCTAAAAATCgttgcactggggaccaagtcttcaacatatGAGTCTTTGTGGGACTTTCTGAATTCAAACCATAATACTTCCTGAAGCAGCTTATTTCTCTTTACTAATCAGCAGGATATTTTTATTCTGAGCAGGATATTTACAGTTTTAAATAGGATAGTCTAGGTAAAGAAGTTCATATCTGAGCAGAGGCCTGAAAGGAGGTTAGGGAATGATGAACCCTGTAGGTATATGGGGGAAAAGATGTTCCAGATAGAGGAAACAGCCACTATGAAGGCCACAGGGTGTGAGCATGTTATGTATATTTGATAAACAGCAACCAATCCTGTGTGAGTAGAGTAGGCTAAGAAAGGAGGAGAGATCAGGGCTTTAACAAGGAGCCAGTTCCCATGGCTATTTTAACAACATGGATTTTTATTCCGAGTGAAATAGGGAGTGGTTTCATGTTTTTGAGCAGGTAAATGATATGGTCTGGGTTAGGTTTTGACTAACCTAACTTTCGGGTTGATTGATAATAGACCATAGGGGGCAAGATTGAAATAGGGAGACCTGCTTGGCTATTTCAGCGATCTTTGCTAGAGAACAGGGTGATAACAGTGGACAGAATGAGAGATGGATGTGTTTTGAGAAAAAGCTAAGAAGATTTGCTTATGGATtggatgagaaaaaaaaggagttaatgactttgtttttttggCTAGAGCAACTGGAAATATGGGATTGCCATTATCTGAGATGGGAAAGGCTATAGATAGAGCAAGGAGCAGGTTTGGTCAGTTTAGGGCATGTGAGTTTGTAATAATAGCTTGTTATTGCAGCTTCTGTTTCCTAACCACCCTTAACTCTTAAAGCCAAGACATTGGTTTTTCATAAATGATTCTACGTCGCTTATTTTGAGTTCATTTGCCTTTTAAAGATAacaattttattgaagtatatttTCCATTCAATAAAATACGTCcagtataattatataattttttttaacattctcactccattatttatttatttatttattttctgttgtgcTGGATTTTGTACCCAgagcctcatacttgctaggcaaacCCTCTTACCACTGAGTTACGTCCCCAGCACAATTGTATAATttgagttttaacaaatgtatgGACACATGTAAATGCCATTACAGATAAAGGCAGTGTTTCTGTCATCCCCAAagttttcttatttccctttgCAAGAATCAGGGAATTGTGTGGCTGGGTGGTCCCGCATGAGGTTGCAGTCCAGATGTTGGCTGGGACTGGACAGTCTCTGAAAACTAGACGGAAGCTAAAGGTTCCTCTTCAAGCTCACTCAGTTGACTTCAGTTCCTAGGCATGTGTGCACctctttatagaaaaagaatgaagtcacCATGCTTTTTATGACCTGTTCTTTAAGtcattgtgtcttattttattcattgcaaACTAGTCACTAAGTCTAATCCACACTAAACAGGAAGGGTGATTCCATATGGGTGTGAATACCAGGAAGCTGGAATCACTGGGGTCATCCTGGAGGCTAGCTATCATTGATATAAAtttagtgaatttaaaaaaaaaatcttagaatgctgagaaagaagacaaaaatctccatatccttttattaaaaataatgattttatgattTATGGCTCATATAAACCAGTgccttttattcattcttttgcttaTGTGGTTGCAGGAATATTTTCGAACAAAGAATCTTCAATAAAAAAGGTTTATTAATTATTAACTACACAAATAGAAACTTTATGTAGGATCAAGTCAAcacataattttctctttttgaatttttttgtaccaaggtGTCTAGTGACCCATCTacattggttcttttttttaaaatctatgcctttatttatttatttatttattcattcattcatttttatgtgaggctgaggattgaactcagttcctcacatgtgctaggcaagtgctctaccacagagtcccagcccctccattggttctttctcaggaaagatttaaaataatctaGTAGAACTCTAGAGTAAAGTCAAAggtaatcataaatattttcctcatctataaatgaTAATCAGAATATCTGTTCTGTTCGTATACTtcatgtgaggattaaatgaggtacTAAAACatgtgaaaatgtattttaaattgtaaacCCCTATCCAAAGTTAGGTTATTTGATGGTTTTCTAGGGTGAGATTATAAGTAACTGAATGTTAGCTAGTACAACAGTGTACCTTAGGTAAGCTTCATTTTAGGTGGCTATACAATGTTGGAATACTGTGTCTTTCCCAAGtggtgtgttagctttttgttgctgtgacgaaaatacctgacaagagcaactcagaggaggaaaaattgaTTTTGGGCTCAGTTTCATAAGTTCATTTCAAGGTCAGCTAACTGTATCACTCTGGGCCTAAGAAAGCAGAAAAGCATCAAGGCAGAAGGATGTGGTGGGGGAAAGCTGTTCAGcttgtggcagccaggaagcagagaggagccaaggacaaaatatagtcTGAGGGTACAACCTCAGTGACCTATTTCTCCAGCCAGTCCTCGTCTGCTTACACTTAACCTGGTTATGTTGACCAGGATGACCCCAGTGATCCCAA from Urocitellus parryii isolate mUroPar1 chromosome 15, mUroPar1.hap1, whole genome shotgun sequence includes:
- the Cbfb gene encoding core-binding factor subunit beta isoform X2, which encodes MPRVVPDQRSKFENEEFFRKLSRECEIKYTGFRDRPHEERQARFQNACRDGRSEIAFVATGTNLSLQFFPASWQGEQRQTPSREYVDLEREAGKVYLKAPMILNGVCVIWKGWIDLQRLDGMGCLEFDEERAQQEDALAQQAFEEARRRTREFEDRDRSHREEMEVRVSQLLAVTGKKTTRP
- the Cbfb gene encoding core-binding factor subunit beta isoform X1 — translated: MPRVVPDQRSKFENEEFFRKLSRECEIKYTGFRDRPHEERQARFQNACRDGRSEIAFVATGTNLSLQFFPASWQGEQRQTPSREYVDLEREAGKVYLKAPMILNGVCVIWKGWIDLQRLDGMGCLEFDEERAQQEDALAQQAFEEARRRTREFEDRDRSHREEMEARRQQDPSPGSNLGGGDDLKLR